A window from Rhizobium sp. BG4 encodes these proteins:
- a CDS encoding iron ABC transporter permease, translating to MKNHNRRLDIALVFAIAALILLPWYRIEGGFFGLGWLSDFLGDPSTAPGILQITTYGRWWLAIAVVFVLLGGIARFLPDPKSRATLLAWAGGLGVLFLTLEGLAINLSGWSWTFAEALFGALPDGQPSMGAGAIITGLVFVFFFAFGLAERGVMKGDAFVVGAIAMLVFLVAIFVFYPVGSMFVGAFQDFDGSFNPNGFLTNIQDSSVWSLGCVVGGERCGVAWRTLWLAIMTAAGSTTLGLCFALVATRTRFPYKKGLRLLTILPIITPPFVVGLALTLLFGRSGVATQLISSLLGIEPGRWLYGLTGIWIAQVLSFTPISFLVLIGVVEGVSPSMEEASQTLRADRWRTFWRVSLPLMKPGLANAFLIGFIESMADFGNPMVLGGSHGVLSTEIFFAVVGSQNDPARAAVLAMILLVFTMSAFIAQRFWLQGKSYATVTGKGDSGQHIALPRGVSIAVHSLVIPWAIFTIVVYAMILFGGFVRTWGLDNTLTTEHYIRAFSIGFRDDGGLAWTGVAWNSFWTTMEIALISAPLTAAVGLLTAYIIVRQKFVGRNVFEFALMLSFAIPGTVIGISYIMAFNLPPLEMTGTALILVACFVFRNMPVGVRGGVAAMSQLDRSLDEASLTLRANSFRTIRKVILPLLRPAITAALVYSFVRAITSISAVIFLVSAEYNMSTAYIVGLVENGEYGVAIAYSSALIVVMVTVIAGFQFLVGERRLRRENRVALAAPAATASAPLGQEKTA from the coding sequence ATGAAGAACCACAATCGCAGACTGGATATCGCTCTCGTCTTCGCCATTGCCGCCCTGATACTGCTCCCGTGGTATCGGATCGAAGGCGGCTTCTTCGGCCTTGGCTGGCTGTCTGATTTCCTGGGCGATCCCTCCACGGCGCCCGGCATCCTGCAGATCACCACCTATGGCCGATGGTGGCTCGCGATCGCCGTCGTCTTCGTTCTGCTTGGCGGCATCGCGCGCTTCCTTCCCGATCCGAAATCCCGCGCCACGCTGCTTGCCTGGGCAGGCGGCCTGGGAGTTCTTTTCCTGACGCTCGAAGGATTGGCGATCAATCTCTCCGGCTGGAGCTGGACATTCGCCGAAGCGCTCTTCGGCGCGCTCCCTGACGGCCAGCCGTCGATGGGTGCGGGCGCCATCATCACCGGCCTCGTCTTCGTGTTCTTCTTCGCCTTCGGCCTTGCCGAACGCGGCGTGATGAAGGGCGACGCCTTCGTGGTCGGCGCCATCGCCATGCTGGTATTCCTCGTCGCCATCTTCGTCTTCTATCCGGTCGGCAGCATGTTCGTCGGCGCGTTTCAGGATTTCGACGGCTCCTTCAATCCCAACGGCTTCCTGACCAATATTCAGGATTCATCGGTCTGGAGCCTCGGCTGCGTTGTCGGCGGCGAACGCTGTGGCGTTGCCTGGCGCACGCTTTGGCTGGCGATCATGACGGCCGCTGGTTCGACGACGCTCGGCCTCTGCTTTGCGCTGGTCGCGACCCGCACCCGTTTTCCGTACAAGAAGGGGCTGCGTCTGCTGACGATCCTGCCGATCATCACGCCGCCCTTCGTCGTCGGCCTAGCGCTCACCCTGCTCTTCGGCCGCTCGGGGGTCGCGACACAGCTCATCTCCTCGCTGCTCGGCATCGAGCCCGGCCGCTGGCTCTATGGCCTCACCGGCATCTGGATTGCCCAGGTTCTCTCCTTCACGCCGATTTCCTTCCTCGTGCTGATCGGCGTCGTCGAAGGCGTCAGCCCGTCGATGGAGGAAGCATCGCAGACGCTGCGCGCCGACCGCTGGCGCACCTTCTGGCGCGTCTCACTGCCGCTGATGAAGCCCGGCCTCGCCAACGCCTTCCTGATCGGCTTCATCGAAAGCATGGCCGATTTCGGCAACCCGATGGTGCTCGGCGGAAGCCATGGCGTGCTGTCGACGGAGATCTTCTTCGCCGTCGTCGGCTCGCAGAATGATCCGGCCCGCGCCGCCGTGCTCGCCATGATCCTGCTGGTCTTCACCATGTCGGCCTTCATCGCCCAGCGCTTCTGGCTGCAGGGCAAGAGCTACGCGACCGTAACCGGCAAGGGCGATTCCGGCCAGCATATCGCGCTGCCGCGCGGCGTCTCGATCGCCGTCCATTCGCTCGTCATCCCCTGGGCGATCTTCACCATCGTCGTCTACGCAATGATCCTGTTCGGCGGCTTCGTGCGCACCTGGGGCCTCGATAACACGCTGACGACAGAACACTACATTCGTGCCTTCTCGATCGGGTTCCGTGATGACGGCGGCCTGGCGTGGACGGGGGTCGCCTGGAATTCGTTCTGGACGACAATGGAGATCGCCCTGATCTCCGCCCCGCTCACGGCCGCTGTCGGCCTGCTGACGGCCTACATCATCGTCCGCCAGAAGTTCGTCGGCCGGAACGTCTTCGAATTCGCGCTGATGCTGAGCTTCGCGATCCCCGGCACCGTCATCGGCATCAGCTACATCATGGCCTTCAACCTGCCGCCGCTCGAAATGACCGGCACGGCGCTGATCCTGGTTGCCTGCTTCGTGTTCCGCAACATGCCGGTCGGCGTGCGCGGCGGCGTGGCGGCGATGAGCCAGCTCGACAGGAGCCTCGACGAGGCATCGCTGACGCTGCGCGCCAACAGCTTCCGGACGATCCGCAAGGTCATCCTGCCGCTGCTGCGCCCGGCGATCACCGCCGCCCTCGTCTATTCCTTCGTGCGCGCCATCACCTCGATCAGCGCCGTCATCTTCCTGGTCAGCGCCGAATACAACATGTCCACGGCCTATATCGTCGGCCTCGTCGAGAACGGCGAATACGGCGTCGCCATCGCCTATTCCTCGGCGCTGATCGTCGTCATGGTCACCGTCATCGCCGGCTTCCAGTTCCTCGTCGGCGAACGCCGCCTGCGCCGCGAAAACCGCGTCGCGCTGGCAGCGCCGGCGGCCACCGCATCCGCACCTCTCGGTCAGGAGAAAACCGCATGA
- the kduI gene encoding 5-dehydro-4-deoxy-D-glucuronate isomerase — translation MKIDVRHASHPEAVRGYDTETLRRHFLVETVFAGGEIRLTYSHYDRMVIGGAAPLGEALSLGAPKEIGQETFLAERELGALNVGGAGRVVVDGKSYELQKYDCLYVGKGAADVRFESADAAKPAKFYLVSTPAHEVHPTVLLTRDKARHLTPGEAATANKRSIYQFIHPEVCQSCQLTMGFTMIDAGSVWNTMPAHTHDRRMEAYLYFDLEADQRVFHFMGEPQQTRHMLVASEQAVISPPWSIHSGAGTKNYSFIWAMAGDNKSFTDMDHIAIADLR, via the coding sequence ATGAAGATCGATGTCCGTCACGCTTCCCATCCGGAAGCCGTCCGCGGCTACGACACGGAAACGCTGCGCCGCCATTTCCTGGTCGAGACGGTGTTTGCAGGCGGCGAAATACGGCTCACCTATTCCCATTATGACCGCATGGTCATCGGCGGCGCGGCGCCGCTCGGCGAAGCCCTCTCGCTCGGCGCGCCGAAGGAAATCGGACAGGAGACCTTCCTCGCCGAACGCGAGCTCGGCGCGCTGAATGTCGGTGGCGCCGGCCGCGTCGTCGTCGACGGCAAGAGCTATGAGCTCCAGAAATACGATTGCCTCTATGTCGGCAAGGGCGCCGCGGATGTCCGCTTCGAAAGCGCTGACGCTGCCAAGCCCGCCAAGTTCTACCTGGTCTCGACGCCGGCGCATGAGGTTCATCCGACTGTGCTTCTGACGCGCGACAAGGCGCGCCACCTGACGCCCGGCGAAGCGGCGACCGCCAACAAGCGCTCGATCTACCAGTTCATCCATCCGGAAGTCTGCCAGTCCTGCCAGCTGACCATGGGCTTCACGATGATCGATGCGGGCAGCGTCTGGAACACCATGCCGGCCCATACGCATGACCGGCGCATGGAAGCCTATCTCTATTTCGATCTGGAGGCCGATCAGCGCGTCTTCCACTTCATGGGCGAGCCGCAGCAGACCCGCCACATGCTGGTTGCCAGTGAACAAGCGGTCATCTCGCCGCCCTGGTCGATCCATTCGGGCGCCGGCACCAAGAACTACAGCTTCATCTGGGCGATGGCCGGTGACAACAAGAGCTTCACCGACATGGACCATATCGCCATCGCGGATCTGAGGTAG
- a CDS encoding DUF5054 domain-containing protein has product MSEKRVHLVFKTHLDIGFTDHAEKVRRQYHERFIPQAIETGAHFHAENPEEPKFIWTTGAWLIWDHLNSRSPAEVAKLEEAIERGLIRWHGLPFTTHTELMSPDLFRAGLSYSQELDRRFGKKTIAAKMTDVPGHTLGMVPLLAEAGIRFLHLGVNTASPPPEVPDVFRWRAPGGEEVVVMYQRSYGETYFPEGFADGLSFAHTNDNIGPQSVPQTAEALREIRHREPDAVIRAATLEDYGALLWEARERFPIVDIELGDSWIHGSATDPQKTVRFLSLQRLYDRFAAEGLTKSRLAFGRELAMVAEHTCGVDIKSYLRDDKAWSRPDFEAARKSDYRFAYAEQSWQEQRDYLGKAVSMLEPEDAAAATQAIGELAAPALPAISGKDTELKVGDWTIRLDDESGDITSIGAPSGKTMPGRGGALLGYRYESYDAADVGRHMDTYLTHRQEWAVLDHDKPGLGQSGAALSQSFSPILEAATGNMMLLSLPERASASYGSPRHVSLRFSDEGDALSIQLTLHAKPANRMPEASFFFVTPAGEAEWSFRKMGLWHRSDEIAESGGAQLQAVSAARSGALQIEPLDTPLAAPASWDFMTFCKTRPDFAEGIRFNLHNNKWGTNFPMWCEGDIIARFRLSEI; this is encoded by the coding sequence ATGTCAGAAAAGCGCGTGCATCTGGTCTTCAAGACCCACCTGGATATCGGCTTCACGGACCACGCGGAGAAGGTTCGCCGCCAGTATCACGAGCGGTTCATCCCGCAGGCGATCGAGACGGGCGCGCATTTCCATGCGGAGAACCCCGAGGAGCCGAAGTTCATCTGGACGACGGGCGCCTGGCTGATCTGGGATCACCTGAATTCGCGTTCTCCGGCCGAAGTGGCAAAGCTCGAGGAGGCGATCGAGCGCGGCCTGATCCGCTGGCACGGCCTGCCGTTCACGACGCATACCGAGCTGATGTCGCCCGACCTTTTCCGTGCCGGGCTCTCCTATTCGCAGGAACTCGACCGGCGCTTCGGCAAGAAGACGATCGCGGCGAAGATGACCGATGTGCCCGGCCACACGCTCGGCATGGTGCCGCTGCTTGCCGAAGCCGGGATCCGTTTCCTGCATCTCGGCGTCAACACTGCTTCGCCGCCGCCCGAAGTGCCTGACGTCTTCCGCTGGCGTGCGCCCGGCGGCGAGGAAGTCGTCGTCATGTATCAGCGCTCCTATGGCGAGACCTATTTCCCGGAAGGCTTTGCGGACGGGCTGAGTTTTGCCCATACCAACGACAATATCGGCCCGCAGAGCGTGCCGCAGACGGCTGAGGCGCTGCGTGAAATCCGCCATCGCGAGCCGGATGCTGTGATCCGCGCGGCAACGCTCGAAGATTACGGCGCACTCCTCTGGGAGGCGCGCGAGCGCTTTCCTATCGTCGATATCGAGCTCGGCGACAGCTGGATCCACGGCAGCGCCACCGATCCGCAGAAGACGGTGCGGTTCCTTTCCTTGCAGCGGCTTTACGACCGCTTCGCCGCTGAAGGCCTGACCAAAAGCCGGCTCGCCTTCGGCCGTGAGCTGGCGATGGTCGCCGAACACACCTGCGGCGTCGATATCAAATCCTATCTGCGCGACGACAAGGCCTGGTCGCGACCGGATTTCGAGGCGGCGCGCAAGAGCGACTACCGCTTTGCCTATGCCGAGCAATCCTGGCAGGAGCAGCGCGATTATCTCGGCAAGGCTGTCTCGATGCTGGAGCCCGAAGATGCTGCCGCAGCCACACAGGCGATCGGCGAACTTGCTGCGCCTGCATTGCCGGCGATCTCAGGAAAAGACACCGAGCTGAAAGTCGGCGATTGGACGATCCGTCTCGATGACGAAAGCGGTGATATCACCTCAATCGGCGCGCCTTCGGGCAAGACGATGCCGGGCCGCGGCGGTGCTCTGCTCGGCTATCGCTATGAAAGCTACGATGCCGCCGATGTCGGCAGGCATATGGACACCTATCTGACGCACCGGCAGGAATGGGCGGTGCTCGATCATGACAAGCCGGGGCTCGGCCAGTCGGGCGCTGCGCTGTCGCAATCCTTCTCGCCGATTCTCGAGGCGGCCACGGGCAACATGATGTTGCTTTCGCTGCCCGAGCGCGCATCGGCTTCATACGGGTCGCCAAGGCATGTTTCGCTGCGGTTCTCGGATGAGGGCGATGCGCTTTCCATTCAGCTGACCTTGCATGCCAAGCCCGCCAACCGCATGCCGGAGGCGAGCTTCTTCTTCGTCACGCCCGCGGGCGAGGCGGAATGGAGCTTCCGCAAGATGGGGCTCTGGCATCGCTCGGATGAGATCGCCGAAAGCGGCGGAGCGCAGCTGCAGGCGGTCAGCGCTGCGCGCTCCGGTGCGCTGCAGATCGAACCGCTGGATACGCCGCTCGCCGCACCCGCAAGCTGGGATTTCATGACCTTCTGCAAGACCCGCCCGGACTTTGCGGAAGGCATCCGGTTCAATCTCCACAACAACAAGTGGGGCACGAATTTCCCGATGTGGTGCGAGGGCGACATCATCGCCCGCTTCCGGCTTTCCGAAATTTAA
- a CDS encoding GntR family transcriptional regulator: MSEARKKRSLAGVTHLSHQRAAAPRAATLVYNALRDDIISLRRKPMDLLNEKELEAQFGVSRTPIREAILRLSDDGLVDVFPQSGTFVSRIPRRALYEAILVRKALEDTTVSIAVEKITPAGIRSLERNLADLSACVRDDDVAAFHVVDNDFHKLISDISGFPGIWAIIQQVKVHSDRYRLLTLPQEGRLARVIEEHSAVIDCMKAGDKAGAAAAMGFHLGKLLGEVEKAEIWDPNYFIEDAKSPLASIEEKGKNQ, from the coding sequence ATGAGCGAAGCCCGCAAGAAGCGCTCGCTCGCCGGCGTCACTCATCTCTCGCATCAGCGCGCGGCGGCCCCGCGCGCCGCAACGCTTGTCTACAACGCGCTGCGCGATGACATCATTTCACTGCGTCGCAAGCCGATGGATCTTCTCAACGAGAAGGAACTGGAGGCGCAGTTCGGCGTCAGCCGCACGCCGATCCGCGAGGCGATCCTGCGTCTCTCCGACGATGGCCTCGTCGATGTCTTTCCGCAGTCGGGCACCTTCGTGTCCCGCATTCCGCGCCGGGCGCTCTATGAGGCGATCCTGGTGCGCAAGGCGCTAGAGGATACGACCGTCTCGATCGCCGTCGAGAAGATCACGCCGGCAGGCATCCGTTCGCTGGAGCGCAATCTGGCCGATCTCAGCGCCTGCGTGCGCGACGACGATGTCGCGGCCTTCCATGTGGTCGACAACGATTTTCACAAGCTGATCAGCGATATCTCCGGCTTCCCCGGCATCTGGGCGATCATCCAGCAGGTGAAGGTCCATTCCGATCGCTACCGCCTGCTAACCCTGCCGCAGGAAGGGCGTCTTGCCCGCGTCATCGAGGAGCATTCGGCGGTCATCGACTGCATGAAGGCGGGCGACAAGGCGGGTGCTGCGGCCGCCATGGGTTTCCATCTCGGCAAGCTGCTCGGCGAAGTCGAGAAGGCCGAGATCTGGGATCCGAACTATTTCATCGAGGATGCAAAATCTCCCTTGGCATCCATTGAAGAGAAGGGAAAAAATCAATGA
- a CDS encoding ABC transporter ATP-binding protein has translation MSSNKPGSVVFENVRKTFGAFTAISNLSLTIEPGTLVTLLGPSGCGKTTTLRMLAGLEHPSSGRILIGGKDVTMLPANERDVSMVFQSYALFPHMTSLDNVAYGLESSGMKRKEARERAEEGLKLVGLAGMGQRLPAELSGGQQQRVAVARALVLEPQVLLLDEPLSNLDARLRRRVRTEIRELQQRLGFTAVYVTHDQDEALAVSDQIIVMKDGEIAQKGAPRDLYDQPVSAFIADFMGEANVVPCDVIGIDGDHATINVEGLTHRISGRNMRPGPAQLAVRPNAITLAPKNGGAYSGKITHAAYLGDHVEYEVKTSNGTLFVVDPAVERAFAPLTEVEIGFKDRGIAIIGG, from the coding sequence ATGAGCAGCAACAAACCCGGTTCCGTCGTCTTCGAGAACGTGCGCAAGACCTTCGGCGCCTTCACTGCCATTTCCAACCTGTCGCTGACGATCGAGCCCGGCACGCTGGTGACCCTGCTCGGTCCCTCTGGCTGCGGCAAGACGACGACGCTGCGCATGCTTGCCGGTCTCGAACACCCCTCGTCCGGCCGCATCCTGATCGGCGGCAAGGATGTGACGATGCTGCCGGCCAACGAGCGCGACGTCTCGATGGTGTTCCAGTCCTATGCGCTCTTCCCGCACATGACCTCGCTCGACAATGTCGCCTACGGCCTGGAATCGTCAGGCATGAAACGCAAGGAGGCGCGCGAGCGCGCCGAGGAGGGCCTGAAGCTCGTCGGCCTCGCCGGCATGGGCCAGCGCCTGCCCGCCGAACTCTCCGGCGGCCAGCAGCAGCGCGTCGCCGTCGCCCGCGCTCTCGTGCTCGAGCCCCAGGTTTTGCTGCTCGACGAGCCGCTGTCGAACCTCGACGCCCGCCTGCGCCGCCGGGTGCGCACCGAGATCCGCGAGCTGCAGCAGCGGCTCGGCTTCACCGCAGTCTATGTCACCCACGACCAGGACGAAGCGCTTGCCGTCTCCGACCAGATCATCGTCATGAAGGACGGCGAGATCGCCCAGAAGGGAGCGCCGCGCGATCTCTATGACCAGCCGGTCTCCGCCTTCATCGCCGACTTCATGGGCGAGGCGAATGTCGTGCCCTGCGATGTCATCGGCATCGATGGCGATCACGCGACGATCAATGTCGAGGGACTGACGCACCGGATTTCCGGCCGCAACATGCGCCCTGGCCCGGCACAGCTGGCGGTACGCCCGAACGCCATCACGCTGGCGCCGAAAAACGGCGGCGCCTACAGCGGCAAGATCACCCACGCCGCCTATCTCGGCGACCACGTAGAATATGAAGTCAAAACCAGTAACGGCACGCTGTTCGTCGTCGACCCCGCAGTGGAAAGGGCCTTTGCGCCTTTGACAGAGGTGGAGATCGGCTTCAAGGATCGCGGCATTGCCATCATCGGCGGCTGA
- a CDS encoding ABC transporter substrate-binding protein: protein MRSAKIAAAMLAATVSFAAFSAHAAGNLNVICSADQEVCDLMKGLFEKQSDIKVNMVRLSAGETYAKIRAEARNPKTDIWWAGTGDPHLQAAAENLTLEYKSPLFDQLQDWARKQAESAKYRTVGVYAGALGWGYNTEILKQKNLKEPKCWADLLDPSYKGEIQIANPNSSGTSYNTLATLVQIMGEDQAFDYLTKLNANVSQYTKSGSAPVKAAARGESTIGIVFMHDAVAQTVEGFPIKAVAPCEGTGYEIGSMSIVKGAKNLENAKKWYDWALSAEAQSHMKDAKSFQLPSNKSAEVPKEAPKFEDIKLIDYDFAKYGNPDVRKALLARWDKEIGAKAN from the coding sequence ATGCGTTCAGCTAAAATTGCGGCAGCGATGCTCGCCGCGACTGTGTCTTTTGCTGCCTTTTCGGCCCATGCCGCCGGCAATCTCAACGTCATCTGCTCGGCCGACCAGGAGGTCTGTGACCTCATGAAGGGGCTGTTCGAGAAGCAGTCGGACATCAAGGTGAACATGGTGCGCCTGTCCGCCGGCGAGACCTATGCCAAGATCCGCGCCGAGGCCCGCAATCCGAAGACCGACATCTGGTGGGCCGGCACCGGCGACCCGCATCTGCAGGCAGCAGCGGAAAACCTGACGCTGGAATACAAGTCGCCGCTCTTCGATCAGCTGCAGGATTGGGCCAGGAAGCAGGCCGAAAGCGCCAAGTACCGCACCGTCGGCGTTTATGCCGGCGCGCTCGGCTGGGGCTATAATACCGAGATCCTGAAGCAAAAGAACCTCAAGGAGCCGAAGTGCTGGGCCGACCTGCTGGACCCGTCCTACAAGGGTGAAATCCAGATCGCCAACCCGAATTCCTCGGGCACGTCCTACAACACGCTGGCGACGCTGGTGCAGATCATGGGCGAGGACCAGGCATTCGATTACCTGACGAAGCTGAACGCCAACGTCTCGCAATACACCAAGTCCGGCTCGGCGCCGGTGAAAGCGGCTGCCCGCGGCGAATCGACGATCGGCATCGTCTTCATGCATGACGCCGTCGCCCAGACCGTCGAAGGCTTCCCGATCAAGGCGGTCGCGCCCTGCGAAGGCACCGGTTACGAGATCGGCTCGATGTCGATCGTCAAGGGCGCCAAGAACCTCGAGAATGCCAAGAAGTGGTACGACTGGGCGCTCAGCGCCGAGGCGCAGTCGCATATGAAGGACGCCAAGTCCTTCCAGCTGCCGTCCAACAAGTCGGCCGAGGTGCCGAAGGAAGCGCCGAAGTTCGAGGACATCAAGCTGATCGACTACGACTTCGCGAAATACGGCAACCCTGATGTCCGCAAGGCGCTTCTCGCCCGCTGGGACAAGGAAATCGGCGCCAAGGCGAACTGA
- a CDS encoding substrate-binding domain-containing protein: protein MVTKVFVSAQEVAEKAGVSRSAVSRTFTPGASVAPETRKRVMEAAEALGYHVNHLARGLMRNESGIVCLIVSEMGTPYRSSLIRAVTQHLQNSGKIAMLINTDRSDGSVDRALRQAIRYRADASIILSGLPDKSITQLCLKNGQRLVLINRDDDQPGPLRINLDDQEAAGRILTAFVRAGCRRLAFANSEVGTPSLMAREHGFVAAAAALGMEVAVERFGSTVYEAGKVVAQRLLTRKERPDAIFCANDLLACGVMDAARHQFMMSVPDQLCVAGFDDIEQASWSSYDLTTFAQPVEAIAREAVAFLAAPGVADEEAQVQTLKLHAELVWRGSIRGG from the coding sequence GTGGTCACGAAAGTCTTTGTCAGCGCGCAGGAAGTTGCGGAAAAGGCGGGCGTTTCCCGCTCGGCGGTGTCGCGTACCTTTACGCCGGGAGCAAGCGTCGCGCCCGAAACCCGCAAGCGGGTGATGGAGGCGGCGGAGGCGCTCGGCTATCACGTCAACCATCTCGCCCGCGGGCTGATGCGCAACGAGAGCGGCATCGTCTGCCTCATCGTTTCGGAAATGGGCACGCCCTACCGTTCGTCGCTGATCCGCGCCGTGACGCAGCACCTGCAGAATTCCGGCAAGATCGCCATGCTGATCAATACCGACCGTTCCGACGGCAGTGTTGACCGGGCGCTGCGGCAGGCGATCCGCTACCGCGCCGATGCCTCGATCATTCTTTCCGGCCTGCCCGACAAGTCGATCACCCAGCTCTGCCTGAAGAACGGCCAGCGGCTGGTGCTGATCAACCGCGACGACGACCAGCCGGGGCCGCTCAGGATCAATCTCGACGACCAGGAAGCGGCGGGCCGCATCCTGACGGCTTTCGTCCGTGCCGGCTGTCGGCGGCTCGCCTTCGCCAATTCGGAAGTGGGAACGCCGAGCCTGATGGCCCGCGAACACGGCTTCGTCGCGGCTGCGGCGGCACTCGGCATGGAGGTCGCCGTCGAGCGTTTCGGTTCGACCGTTTACGAGGCGGGCAAGGTCGTCGCCCAGCGCCTACTGACCCGCAAGGAGCGCCCGGACGCGATCTTCTGCGCCAACGACCTCCTCGCCTGCGGCGTGATGGACGCGGCGCGCCACCAGTTCATGATGTCGGTTCCCGACCAGCTCTGCGTTGCCGGGTTCGACGACATCGAACAGGCCTCATGGTCCTCCTACGATCTGACGACGTTTGCCCAGCCGGTCGAAGCCATCGCCCGGGAGGCGGTTGCCTTCCTTGCGGCGCCGGGGGTGGCCGACGAGGAGGCGCAAGTGCAGACTCTGAAGCTTCACGCGGAGCTCGTCTGGCGCGGCTCGATCCGCGGCGGCTGA